The Vibrio astriarenae genome contains a region encoding:
- a CDS encoding thiopurine S-methyltransferase, translating to MKDPEFWHSKWASNKIGFHLEDVNPLLTTHWQALNPQREDKVFVPLCGKSEDLVWLASKHDDVQGVELSNIAVRAFFSEHFYTPMVTTLSGQHELYQFDELSIYTGDIFSAPIEPVELVYDRAALIALPIEMRSDYAKRIDSLLKPGGRILLVTLEYDQSEMSGPPFSVLEREIESLFKGYQIDRLATDVADENHPKRAGKGLTYFSETVLLLTKPSC from the coding sequence ATGAAAGATCCAGAGTTTTGGCACAGCAAGTGGGCCTCAAACAAAATAGGCTTCCATTTGGAAGATGTAAATCCATTACTGACAACCCATTGGCAAGCACTAAATCCACAGCGTGAAGATAAAGTTTTTGTCCCTTTGTGTGGAAAAAGCGAGGACCTCGTTTGGCTTGCGAGCAAACACGATGATGTCCAAGGGGTAGAGTTAAGTAACATCGCGGTACGCGCCTTTTTCTCAGAGCACTTTTACACTCCGATGGTCACCACACTGTCGGGGCAACATGAGCTGTACCAGTTTGATGAACTGTCTATTTATACAGGTGATATCTTTTCCGCCCCCATAGAACCTGTTGAACTCGTTTATGATCGAGCAGCACTTATCGCTCTGCCTATTGAGATGCGATCAGATTACGCAAAACGCATCGACTCTTTGCTAAAACCAGGTGGAAGAATTCTGTTGGTGACTCTGGAGTATGATCAAAGCGAGATGTCTGGACCACCGTTCAGTGTTTTAGAAAGGGAAATAGAATCGCTCTTCAAAGGCTATCAGATTGATCGCTTAGCGACAGATGTCGCTGACGAAAATCATCCTAAACGCGCCGGTAAAGGGCTAACGTACTTTTCCGAGACGGTTTTGTTGCTGACTAAACCCTCTTGCTAA
- a CDS encoding cytochrome c peroxidase, giving the protein MKIKTLAGAIGIGVAAYLGTVYFVGQSDQVLAEQQLEEFEHLDKSSLDYQAMQVLTEKGCGYCHTPNSDMPFYSQLPIAKQLMQTDVRVAMRHFDMRVLLDDIKQDDPVSEVALARLEKVLNDDSMPPALYLSMHWSASMSDDDKTVLREWVSEKRTERHANSPVPEERKSKVLQPIYTQFETDADKVALGNVLYHDVRLSGDNSVSCASCHGLDTGGVDRMVGSVGIHGQVGGINAPTVFNAVYNRVQFWDGRAADLQEQAGGPPFNPIEMGSNDWQEIIDKLNEDSEIVAMFKHAYDGEMTGDTITHAIAQFEKTLVTPNSRFDQYMMGDDDAMSEHEKHGLALFKKYDCQTCHAGEALGGETFETMGMKGDYFAYRGTDVTEADFGRYNFTQNEEDMHKFKVPTLRNIELTEPYFHDGYADTLEKAIFYMGKYQVGVEMSDSEVEAVKAFLMTLTGEYEGVPLS; this is encoded by the coding sequence ATGAAGATCAAAACACTCGCAGGCGCCATCGGGATAGGTGTGGCCGCTTATCTAGGCACCGTCTATTTTGTTGGTCAAAGTGATCAAGTATTGGCAGAGCAGCAGTTGGAAGAGTTCGAGCATTTAGACAAGAGTTCGCTTGATTATCAAGCGATGCAGGTACTCACAGAAAAAGGCTGTGGTTACTGTCATACACCAAATAGTGACATGCCGTTCTACTCCCAGTTGCCAATTGCAAAACAGCTAATGCAAACCGACGTACGTGTTGCAATGCGTCATTTTGATATGCGTGTTTTACTTGACGACATTAAGCAGGATGACCCTGTTTCAGAAGTCGCTTTGGCTCGCTTAGAAAAAGTGCTTAATGATGATTCGATGCCGCCAGCGCTGTATCTGTCGATGCACTGGTCAGCCAGTATGAGTGATGATGATAAAACAGTACTGCGTGAATGGGTCAGCGAAAAACGCACTGAGCGTCACGCGAATTCACCCGTACCGGAAGAGCGCAAATCTAAAGTATTACAACCTATCTATACGCAGTTTGAAACCGATGCCGACAAAGTTGCACTTGGTAATGTTCTCTATCACGATGTAAGGCTATCAGGTGACAATTCTGTTTCATGTGCTTCGTGTCATGGTCTAGATACTGGTGGTGTCGATCGCATGGTGGGCTCTGTCGGGATTCACGGGCAAGTTGGTGGAATCAACGCGCCAACGGTTTTCAACGCTGTCTACAACAGAGTACAGTTTTGGGATGGACGCGCTGCTGACCTTCAAGAGCAGGCTGGTGGACCACCATTCAACCCAATCGAGATGGGGTCAAACGATTGGCAAGAGATCATTGATAAACTGAATGAAGATTCAGAAATCGTCGCGATGTTTAAACATGCTTACGATGGCGAAATGACGGGTGATACGATCACGCACGCAATTGCTCAGTTTGAGAAAACTCTCGTCACACCAAACAGCCGTTTTGACCAATATATGATGGGTGATGACGATGCGATGAGCGAGCATGAGAAACACGGTTTGGCGCTGTTTAAGAAATATGACTGTCAGACTTGTCACGCAGGTGAAGCACTTGGCGGTGAAACGTTTGAAACCATGGGCATGAAGGGCGACTACTTCGCATACCGAGGTACGGATGTAACGGAGGCAGATTTTGGGCGTTACAACTTTACCCAGAATGAAGAAGATATGCACAAGTTTAAGGTTCCAACGCTACGCAATATTGAACTAACAGAACCTTACTTCCATGATGGCTACGCAGATACTCTAGAAAAAGCCATTTTCTACATGGGTAAGTATCAAGTGGGTGTCGAAATGTCAGACAGTGAAGTTGAAGCCGTTAAGGCTTTCTTGATGACCTTAACGGGTGAGTACGAAGGCGTACCGCTTAGCTAA
- a CDS encoding SLC13 family permease has protein sequence MKLSLKFVIPLVIPLVILLLPTSAFPFDGLTVIQQRVIAIFFLAALCWVFEPIPIYATSVVVIVLELLLLSDKGILWFRSGAGQPEFGEVLSHQDLMATFSSPIIMLFLGGFFLAMAATKYRLDVNLARVMLKPFGNQPKYVMLGLMLITGIFSMFMSNTATTAMMLSILAPVIAVFGHEDKGRIALALCIPVAANIGGIGTPIGTPPNAIALKYLVDEHSITFGEWMAFGIPFVVVMMAIAWVLMCKLYPSDQATVNLDIKGKFLKTPKAITVYITFGLTILLWLMGSAHGMNSYTVALIPVAVFSMTGIINKEDLKGISWDVLWLVSGGIALGLALDKTGLAKLVVGSIPFGMLSPYAVLLGAAALCLLMANFMSHTATANLLMPIMAALGMSMEGLVPLGGIMTLILVVTFAASLGMSLPISTPPNALAHATGFVNTKQMARVGVILGVIGVALSFVMVWMLNIIGFIQ, from the coding sequence ATGAAACTGTCGTTAAAGTTCGTTATTCCGCTAGTGATCCCGTTGGTCATCCTATTGCTACCAACGAGTGCTTTTCCTTTTGATGGACTAACGGTTATTCAACAACGCGTGATTGCGATCTTCTTTCTCGCTGCTCTATGTTGGGTCTTCGAGCCTATCCCGATTTACGCGACCTCAGTGGTTGTTATCGTACTTGAATTGCTACTTCTATCCGACAAAGGGATCTTGTGGTTTAGAAGCGGAGCGGGGCAACCTGAGTTTGGGGAAGTATTGTCCCATCAGGACTTAATGGCCACGTTTTCTAGCCCAATCATTATGCTATTCCTCGGTGGTTTCTTCTTGGCAATGGCAGCGACGAAATATCGTCTAGATGTAAACCTTGCACGTGTCATGCTCAAACCTTTTGGTAACCAACCTAAGTATGTGATGCTTGGTTTGATGCTCATTACTGGCATTTTCTCTATGTTTATGTCTAACACGGCGACGACCGCGATGATGCTCTCTATTTTAGCACCGGTTATCGCCGTATTTGGTCACGAAGACAAAGGACGAATTGCGCTGGCGCTCTGTATTCCGGTAGCAGCAAACATTGGTGGTATCGGCACACCGATAGGCACCCCCCCTAATGCGATCGCACTCAAATACTTAGTAGATGAGCACTCAATTACGTTTGGAGAGTGGATGGCATTTGGGATTCCTTTTGTGGTTGTGATGATGGCTATTGCTTGGGTTTTGATGTGCAAGTTGTATCCATCCGACCAAGCGACTGTTAACCTCGATATCAAGGGCAAGTTTCTTAAAACACCGAAGGCGATCACGGTTTACATAACCTTTGGCCTGACTATCTTATTGTGGTTAATGGGCTCTGCGCATGGAATGAACTCATATACTGTTGCGCTTATACCGGTCGCTGTATTTTCAATGACAGGCATCATTAACAAGGAAGATCTAAAAGGGATCTCTTGGGATGTGCTCTGGTTGGTGTCTGGTGGTATCGCACTTGGATTGGCGCTTGATAAAACGGGACTCGCCAAGTTGGTTGTTGGGAGTATTCCATTTGGGATGCTTTCTCCTTACGCTGTGCTCCTTGGAGCGGCAGCACTTTGTTTGTTAATGGCAAACTTTATGTCGCATACGGCAACGGCTAACTTGTTAATGCCAATCATGGCTGCGCTTGGTATGTCGATGGAGGGGCTCGTCCCGCTGGGTGGCATTATGACCTTGATTTTGGTTGTGACGTTTGCAGCTTCATTGGGTATGTCTTTGCCGATTAGTACTCCGCCAAATGCTTTGGCGCACGCAACAGGTTTTGTTAATACAAAGCAGATGGCACGTGTCGGAGTTATCTTAGGTGTGATCGGTGTTGCTTTAAGCTTTGTAATGGTGTGGATGCTAAACATCATTGGCTTTATTCAGTAG
- the cdd gene encoding cytidine deaminase: MSTRFEQALSQIPEPQRHVFEALFCSDSFSGAITSVQFDELLQKTKMEKSELKVALLPFAAAYSYAPISEFFVGAIVQGNSGDLYFGANMEILGAQLAQTVHAEQSAISHAWMKGESGLTDITINYSPCGHCRQFMNELSTAQTLTVQLPQRDAMSLQEYLPESFGPSDLGIQSGLMTPVDHGYQLEDVDSLVKAAVDALNRSHAPYTKNLSGVAIEVADGRVFKGAYAENAAFNPSLPPLQVAIVQLLIAGLSLTDIRAAALVELSSGKISHLPETQSTLETINPEITVEYASI, from the coding sequence ATGTCAACTCGTTTTGAACAGGCTCTATCACAAATTCCAGAGCCTCAACGTCATGTCTTCGAAGCGCTATTTTGTAGCGATTCGTTTTCTGGAGCCATTACTTCAGTGCAGTTCGATGAACTGCTACAAAAAACCAAAATGGAAAAGAGTGAGTTAAAGGTAGCACTATTGCCTTTCGCTGCTGCCTATTCATACGCACCAATCTCCGAATTTTTTGTGGGCGCGATTGTACAAGGCAACTCGGGTGACCTGTACTTTGGTGCAAATATGGAAATTCTCGGTGCGCAGCTTGCTCAAACAGTCCATGCTGAGCAGTCTGCTATCAGCCACGCGTGGATGAAAGGTGAATCTGGGCTAACAGACATTACGATAAACTACAGCCCTTGCGGCCACTGTCGCCAGTTCATGAATGAGCTATCCACGGCACAAACTCTGACAGTTCAATTGCCGCAACGCGATGCGATGTCGCTACAAGAGTATTTACCGGAGTCTTTCGGCCCTTCTGACTTGGGAATCCAATCAGGATTGATGACACCTGTCGATCATGGCTACCAACTTGAAGATGTCGATAGCTTGGTGAAAGCTGCTGTTGACGCATTGAACCGAAGCCATGCTCCATATACCAAGAACTTGAGTGGTGTAGCAATCGAAGTTGCAGACGGTCGTGTGTTTAAGGGGGCTTACGCTGAAAACGCAGCGTTTAACCCTAGCCTCCCTCCACTTCAAGTAGCTATTGTTCAGTTGCTGATTGCTGGTTTATCTCTAACAGATATAAGAGCAGCAGCGCTTGTGGAACTATCAAGTGGAAAAATCAGTCATCTACCTGAGACTCAATCGACGCTAGAAACGATCAACCCTGAAATTACGGTTGAATACGCTTCAATCTGA
- the purT gene encoding formate-dependent phosphoribosylglycinamide formyltransferase: MFGTATAKSATKVLLLGSGELGKEVAIECQRLGFEVIACDRYENAPAMQVAHRSYAIDMLDGDALEALIKKEQPDYVVPEIEAIATDKLVELEEQGLNVVPTAKATKLTMNREGIRRLAAEELGLTTSPYQFADDYDSFVAAVNQVGVPCVCKPVMSSSGKGQSVIKTLDDVDRAWEYAQEGGRTGAGRVIVEGFIDFDYEITLLTVRAVDGVHFCAPIGHRQEDGDYRESWQPQAMSDTALKAAEHAAEQIVNALGGFGIFGVELFIKGDTVIFNEVSPRPHDTGLVTLMSQDMSEFALHVRAFTKQPVAQITQYGPSASAVILGQGQSQDIQFDGLSDAVSAPQTQLRLFGKPDINGRRRLGVAITRRSGIEQAIQDAVEAAGKVKVIY; encoded by the coding sequence ATGTTTGGTACTGCGACGGCTAAGAGTGCAACAAAAGTATTGCTACTCGGTTCTGGTGAATTAGGTAAAGAAGTGGCTATCGAATGCCAACGCCTTGGTTTTGAAGTGATTGCTTGTGATCGTTATGAGAACGCTCCAGCAATGCAAGTGGCTCACCGAAGTTATGCCATTGATATGTTGGACGGTGATGCGCTAGAAGCTCTGATTAAAAAAGAGCAACCAGATTACGTAGTGCCAGAGATTGAAGCGATTGCAACAGACAAACTTGTCGAGCTGGAAGAACAAGGTCTCAATGTTGTTCCAACCGCAAAAGCAACGAAACTGACGATGAATCGTGAAGGTATTCGCCGCCTTGCTGCTGAAGAGCTTGGGCTGACGACTTCTCCATATCAGTTTGCAGATGATTATGACTCTTTTGTAGCGGCTGTGAATCAAGTTGGCGTTCCATGCGTGTGTAAGCCAGTGATGAGCTCTTCAGGCAAAGGCCAAAGTGTGATTAAGACACTAGACGATGTCGATCGCGCTTGGGAATATGCTCAAGAAGGTGGTCGTACTGGTGCTGGTCGTGTGATTGTTGAAGGATTTATTGATTTTGATTACGAAATTACGCTACTGACAGTACGTGCAGTGGATGGTGTTCATTTCTGTGCTCCAATCGGTCACCGTCAAGAAGATGGTGATTACCGTGAATCTTGGCAGCCTCAAGCCATGTCAGATACCGCACTTAAAGCAGCGGAACATGCCGCAGAGCAAATTGTTAATGCCCTTGGTGGCTTTGGTATTTTTGGCGTCGAGCTATTCATCAAAGGTGACACTGTCATCTTTAACGAGGTTTCCCCTCGCCCACATGACACAGGCCTTGTCACGCTGATGTCACAAGACATGTCAGAGTTTGCTCTCCACGTGCGTGCCTTTACAAAGCAACCCGTCGCACAAATCACGCAATACGGCCCATCTGCTTCAGCCGTTATTCTCGGCCAAGGTCAATCACAAGACATTCAGTTCGATGGCCTGTCAGATGCAGTGAGCGCTCCACAAACTCAGCTACGTCTATTTGGTAAGCCAGACATCAATGGCCGCCGCCGTTTAGGTGTTGCTATCACGCGTCGTTCTGGTATTGAACAAGCAATCCAAGACGCTGTTGAAGCAGCAGGAAAAGTAAAAGTCATTTACTAA
- the ihfA gene encoding integration host factor subunit alpha, whose translation MALTKADLAENLFEKLDYSKRDAKETVEVFFEEIRKALENGEQVKLSGFGNFDLRDKNERPGRNPKTGEDIPISARRVVTFRPGQKLKSRVESIKVDG comes from the coding sequence ATGGCGCTCACTAAAGCCGATTTGGCAGAGAACCTGTTTGAGAAACTGGATTACAGCAAACGGGACGCCAAGGAAACGGTTGAAGTCTTTTTTGAAGAAATTCGCAAGGCTCTTGAGAATGGCGAACAGGTAAAGTTATCGGGTTTTGGTAATTTTGACCTACGCGACAAGAATGAACGTCCAGGACGAAATCCTAAAACTGGCGAAGACATTCCAATCTCAGCAAGACGTGTGGTTACGTTCCGTCCGGGACAAAAACTGAAATCTCGCGTCGAGAGTATAAAGGTTGATGGATAA
- a CDS encoding response regulator, which translates to MEALYVICVDDQREVLSAVVADLAPLNDWLRVEDCESADEAFDLMEDLDAEGHYVAVVVSDHVMPDKTGVELLKEIHTDSRFVDTKKVLLTGQATHSDTIQAINEAGVGHYFEKPWDAQRLVDTVRVLATHYVFDHKLDHLPMIEYLDPQTVFERMKG; encoded by the coding sequence ATGGAAGCATTGTATGTAATTTGTGTTGATGACCAACGTGAAGTGCTGAGCGCTGTGGTTGCAGACTTAGCCCCACTCAATGACTGGCTCAGAGTTGAGGATTGCGAATCTGCTGATGAAGCATTCGATTTGATGGAAGATCTCGATGCGGAGGGGCACTACGTTGCTGTTGTCGTATCTGACCATGTAATGCCAGATAAAACAGGTGTTGAGCTACTGAAGGAGATTCATACAGACAGTCGTTTTGTCGATACTAAAAAGGTATTGCTAACAGGACAAGCAACACACAGTGACACGATTCAAGCGATCAACGAGGCGGGCGTCGGCCACTATTTTGAAAAGCCTTGGGACGCGCAAAGATTGGTGGATACCGTAAGGGTTCTCGCGACCCATTATGTATTTGATCATAAGTTAGACCACCTACCCATGATTGAGTATTTAGACCCGCAGACGGTGTTCGAGAGAATGAAGGGCTAG